A window of Conger conger chromosome 13, fConCon1.1, whole genome shotgun sequence contains these coding sequences:
- the treh gene encoding trehalase, with protein MDRVIFWTSCLSFVPAFRCAFPPPCDSEIYCTGELLRQVQMAKLFDDDKYFVDMKLKVAPGVVLSAFWNLTSGTPGGTLNPSQIREFLASFFEEPGKEFEPWTPPDWHNKPQFLSKVSDVNLRSWAEQLHQLWKSLGRKIRADVRDHPELYSQIYSPHPVIVPGGRFRELYYWDSYWVINGLLLSEMRETAQGMIQNFLDLVDRYGFVPNGGRVYYERRSQPPFLTLMVESYYQATKDKDFLRAAVPILEREYGYWMQNRSVSVERNGTVHVLNHYSVQVGRPRPESYTDDLELAEGLTEGAQESLWAELKAGAESGWDFSSRWFVDAEGQNSGSLKDTRPSLVLPTDLNALLCRNERTLASFYGILGDSAGAERFAQAEQDRIRAVGAVLWDQERGIWLDHNMLTNSRHPAFYPSNLAPLWARCFSQPTMGDRALQYLQESGALQYPNAVPTSLNNSGQQWDLPNAWAPLQHMLIEGLWGLPSEKAKEEAFNLAQRWIHTNWKAYLKYDAMFEKYDVTGDGKPGGGGEYEVQLGFGWTNGVALQLLDQFGDRLISDSAALSFRSGVVILCSALLAVL; from the exons ATGGACCGTGTAATATTTTGGACCAGCTGTTTGTCGTTCGTACCCGCATTCAGGTGTGCGTTCCCCCCGCCCTGTGACAG tgaaatatactgtacaggAGAGCTCCTGAGACAGGTCCAGATGGCCAAACTGTTTGACGATGACAAATACTTTGTGGACATGAAGCTGAAGGTAGCGCCTG GGGTGGTTCTGTCAGCATTCTGGAATCTGACATCTGGAACGCCGGGCGGCACCCTGAATCCCTCCCAAATACGAGAGTTTCTCGCCTCTTTCTTTGAGGAGCCTGGAAAGGAGTTTGAACCGTGGACTCCGCCCGACTGGCACAACAA GCCACAGTTCCTGTCCAAAGTGTCGGATGTGAATCTGCGCAGCTGGGCTGAGCAGCTGCACCAGCTGTGGAAGTCTCTGGGCCGGAAG aTTCGCGCTGACGTGAGGGACCATCCGGAGCTTTACTCCCAGATCTACAGCCCCCACCCCGTTATTGTTCCTGGGGGGCGCTTCCGGGAGCTCTACTACTG GGACTCATACTGGGTGATCAACGGCCTCCTGCTGTCTGAGATGAGAGAAACGGCCCAGGGAATGATCCAGAACTTCCTCGACCTCGTTGACAG ATACGGGTTTGTCCCAAACGGAGGCCGTGTCTACTACGAGCGTCGCAGTCAGCCCCCCTTCCTCACTCTGATGGTGGAGAGTTACTACCAGGCCACCAAAGACAAAGACTTCCTCCG TGCTGCTGTGCCCATTCTAGAGAGAGAGTATGGCTACTGGATGCAGAATCGCTCCGtatccgtggagaggaacgggACTGTGCATGTTCTAAACCACTACAGTGTCCAGGTGGGACGGCCCAG ACCCGAATCATACACAGACGATCTGGAGCTGGCTGAGGGATTAACGGAAG GTGCTCAGGAGAGCCTGTGGGCGGAGCTGAAAGCAGGAGCAGAGTCTGGGTGGGACTTCTCCTCGCGTTGGTTCGTCGATGCTGAAGGTCAGAACAGCGGCTCACTGAAGGACACCAGGCCCAGCCTCGTCCTCCCCACAGACCTCAACGCCCTGCTCTGCCGCAACGAGCGCACGCTGGCCTCCTTCTACGGCATTCTGG GTGACTCTGCGGGAGCAGAGCGCTTTGCCCAGGCCGAACAGGACCGGATTCGGGCTGTGGGGGCTGTCCTGTGGGACCAGGAGAGGGGCATCTGGCTGGACCACAACATGCTGACCAACAGCAGACACCCCGCCTTCTACCCTTCCAACCTGGCGCCTTTATGGGCCCGCTGCTTCTCCCAGCCCACCATGGGAGACCGGGCACTCCAATACCTGCAG GAGAGTGGGGCCCTGCAGTACCCTAATGCCGTCCCCACGTCCCTCAACAACAGCGGGCAGCAGTGGGACCTACCGAATGCCTGGGCCCCCCTCCAGCACATGCTGATTGAGG GTCTGTGGGGGCTCCCCTCAGAGAAAGCGAAGGAGGAAGCCTTCAATCTCGCCCAGCGCTGGATTCACACGAACTGGAAGGCCTACCTGAAATACGACGCCATGTTCGAGAAG TACGATGTTACCGGTGATGGCAAACCTGGTGGCGGTGGGGAGTATGAGGTTCAG CTGGGGTTTGGCTGGACCAATGGGGTGGCTCTGCAGCTCCTGGATCAGTTTGGTGATAGGCTAATATCAGACAGCGCTGCTTTAAGCTTCCGGTCTGGTGTGGTCATCCTTTGTAGTGCCCTGCTTGCGGTTTTATGA